In Cololabis saira isolate AMF1-May2022 chromosome 10, fColSai1.1, whole genome shotgun sequence, a single window of DNA contains:
- the ss18 gene encoding protein SSXT isoform X1: MSVAFAPHRQRKGDITPAGIQKLLDENNQLIQCIMDFQSKGKTAECSQYQQMLHRNLVYLATIADSNQNMQSLLPAPPTQNMPMGPGGMNQSGPPQQPPHGHNMPSEGMVSGAPAPHMQNQMNGQMPGPNHMPMQGPGPGPNQPPNMPSGSMNMPPSSHGSMGGYNHAVPSSQGIPAQSQMNMTQGQPMGNYGPRPSMNMQPTQGPMMHQQPPSQQYNMPPGGGGQHYQGQQNPMGMMGQVNQGNHVMGQRPMPPYRPPQQGPPQQYPGQEDYYGDQYSHAGQGASEGNAQYGQQQEAYQQGPPQQQAYPPQQQYPGQQGYPPQQQGYGPSQSAPGQYPNYPQGQGQQYGGYRPPQPGPPQGQQQRPYGYDQGQYGNYQQ; the protein is encoded by the exons ATGTCGGTGGCGTTTGCACCTCACAGGCAAAGGAAAGGAGACATCACCCCCGCAGGAATCCAGAAG CTACTTGATGAAAACAACCAGCTGATCCAGTGTATAATGGACTTCCAGAGTAAAGGCAAAACAGCAGAGTGTTCACA GTATCAACAGATGCTGCACAGAAATCTAGTGTACCTGGCCACGATAGCAGACTCCAATCAGAACATGCAGTCTCTCCTGCCTGCT CCACCGACTCAAAATATGCCCATGGGCCCTGGTGGCATGAACCAAAGTGGACCCCCTCAACAGCCCCCTCATGGCCACAACATGCCCTCTGAGGGGATGGTCAGTGGTGCTCCAGCCCCCCATATGCAGAACCAGATGAATGGGCAGATGCCTG GGCCCAATCACATGCCCATGcaaggtcctggtccaggcCCCAACCAGCCCCCAAACATGCCTAGTGGCTCTATGAATATGCCCCCCAGCAGCCATGGCTCCATGGGTGGATACAATCACGCAGTCCCTTCCTCCCAGGGCATTCCAGCTCAGAGCCAAATGAATATGACCCAGGGTCAACCAATGGGAAATTATGGACCTCGACCAAGCATGAACATGCAGCCAACTCAAG GCCCGATGATGCATCAGCAGCCTCCATCACAGCAGTATAACATGCCTCCTGGTGGTGGTGGACAGCACTATCAAGGACAGCAGAATCCCATGGGCATGATGGGCCAGGTCAACCAAGGGAACCATGTCATGGGACAGAGGCCGATGCCACCCTACAGACCCCCACAGCAAG gACCCCCTCAGCAGTACCCAGGGCAGGAAGACTACTATGGGGACCAGTACAGTCACGCAGGACAGGGGGCCTCAGAAG GTAATGCCCAGTATGGTCAGCAACAGGAAGCGTACCAGCAAGGCCCGCCACAGCAGCAGGCCTATCCTCCTCAGCAGCAGTACCCAGGTCAGCAGGGCTACCCGCCTCAGCAGCAGGGCTACG GTCCCTCCCAAAGTGCCCCAGGACAGTACCCTAATTATCCCCAGGGGCAGGGACAGCAGTATGGGGGCTACCGCCCCCCTCAACCTGGACCCCCACAGGGCCAACAGCAGCGCCCTTATGGTTACGACCAG GGCCAGTATGGAAATTACCAGCAATGA
- the ss18 gene encoding protein SSXT isoform X3 has protein sequence MSVAFAPHRQRKGDITPAGIQKLLDENNQLIQCIMDFQSKGKTAECSQYQQMLHRNLVYLATIADSNQNMQSLLPAPPTQNMPMGPGGMNQSGPPQQPPHGHNMPSEGMVSGAPAPHMQNQMNGQMPGPNHMPMQGPGPGPNQPPNMPSGSMNMPPSSHGSMGGYNHAVPSSQGIPAQSQMNMTQGQPMGNYGPRPSMNMQPTQGPMMHQQPPSQQYNMPPGGGGQHYQGQQNPMGMMGQVNQGNHVMGQRPMPPYRPPQQGNAQYGQQQEAYQQGPPQQQAYPPQQQYPGQQGYPPQQQGYGPSQSAPGQYPNYPQGQGQQYGGYRPPQPGPPQGQQQRPYGYDQGQYGNYQQ, from the exons ATGTCGGTGGCGTTTGCACCTCACAGGCAAAGGAAAGGAGACATCACCCCCGCAGGAATCCAGAAG CTACTTGATGAAAACAACCAGCTGATCCAGTGTATAATGGACTTCCAGAGTAAAGGCAAAACAGCAGAGTGTTCACA GTATCAACAGATGCTGCACAGAAATCTAGTGTACCTGGCCACGATAGCAGACTCCAATCAGAACATGCAGTCTCTCCTGCCTGCT CCACCGACTCAAAATATGCCCATGGGCCCTGGTGGCATGAACCAAAGTGGACCCCCTCAACAGCCCCCTCATGGCCACAACATGCCCTCTGAGGGGATGGTCAGTGGTGCTCCAGCCCCCCATATGCAGAACCAGATGAATGGGCAGATGCCTG GGCCCAATCACATGCCCATGcaaggtcctggtccaggcCCCAACCAGCCCCCAAACATGCCTAGTGGCTCTATGAATATGCCCCCCAGCAGCCATGGCTCCATGGGTGGATACAATCACGCAGTCCCTTCCTCCCAGGGCATTCCAGCTCAGAGCCAAATGAATATGACCCAGGGTCAACCAATGGGAAATTATGGACCTCGACCAAGCATGAACATGCAGCCAACTCAAG GCCCGATGATGCATCAGCAGCCTCCATCACAGCAGTATAACATGCCTCCTGGTGGTGGTGGACAGCACTATCAAGGACAGCAGAATCCCATGGGCATGATGGGCCAGGTCAACCAAGGGAACCATGTCATGGGACAGAGGCCGATGCCACCCTACAGACCCCCACAGCAAG GTAATGCCCAGTATGGTCAGCAACAGGAAGCGTACCAGCAAGGCCCGCCACAGCAGCAGGCCTATCCTCCTCAGCAGCAGTACCCAGGTCAGCAGGGCTACCCGCCTCAGCAGCAGGGCTACG GTCCCTCCCAAAGTGCCCCAGGACAGTACCCTAATTATCCCCAGGGGCAGGGACAGCAGTATGGGGGCTACCGCCCCCCTCAACCTGGACCCCCACAGGGCCAACAGCAGCGCCCTTATGGTTACGACCAG GGCCAGTATGGAAATTACCAGCAATGA
- the ss18 gene encoding protein SSXT isoform X2, with protein MSVAFAPHRQRKGDITPAGIQKLLDENNQLIQCIMDFQSKGKTAECSQYQQMLHRNLVYLATIADSNQNMQSLLPAPPTQNMPMGPGGMNQSGPPQQPPHGHNMPSEGMVSGAPAPHMQNQMNGQMPGPNHMPMQGPGPGPNQPPNMPSGSMNMPPSSHGSMGGYNHAVPSSQGIPAQSQMNMTQGQPMGNYGPRPSMNMQPTQGPMMHQQPPSQQYNMPPGGGGQHYQGQQNPMGMMGQVNQGNHVMGQRPMPPYRPPQQGPPQQYPGQEDYYGDQYSHAGQGASEGNAQYGQQQEAYQQGPPQQQAYPPQQQYPGQQGYPPQQQGYGPSQSAPGQYPNYPQGQGQQYGGYRPPQPGPPQGQQQRPYGYDQGHMRK; from the exons ATGTCGGTGGCGTTTGCACCTCACAGGCAAAGGAAAGGAGACATCACCCCCGCAGGAATCCAGAAG CTACTTGATGAAAACAACCAGCTGATCCAGTGTATAATGGACTTCCAGAGTAAAGGCAAAACAGCAGAGTGTTCACA GTATCAACAGATGCTGCACAGAAATCTAGTGTACCTGGCCACGATAGCAGACTCCAATCAGAACATGCAGTCTCTCCTGCCTGCT CCACCGACTCAAAATATGCCCATGGGCCCTGGTGGCATGAACCAAAGTGGACCCCCTCAACAGCCCCCTCATGGCCACAACATGCCCTCTGAGGGGATGGTCAGTGGTGCTCCAGCCCCCCATATGCAGAACCAGATGAATGGGCAGATGCCTG GGCCCAATCACATGCCCATGcaaggtcctggtccaggcCCCAACCAGCCCCCAAACATGCCTAGTGGCTCTATGAATATGCCCCCCAGCAGCCATGGCTCCATGGGTGGATACAATCACGCAGTCCCTTCCTCCCAGGGCATTCCAGCTCAGAGCCAAATGAATATGACCCAGGGTCAACCAATGGGAAATTATGGACCTCGACCAAGCATGAACATGCAGCCAACTCAAG GCCCGATGATGCATCAGCAGCCTCCATCACAGCAGTATAACATGCCTCCTGGTGGTGGTGGACAGCACTATCAAGGACAGCAGAATCCCATGGGCATGATGGGCCAGGTCAACCAAGGGAACCATGTCATGGGACAGAGGCCGATGCCACCCTACAGACCCCCACAGCAAG gACCCCCTCAGCAGTACCCAGGGCAGGAAGACTACTATGGGGACCAGTACAGTCACGCAGGACAGGGGGCCTCAGAAG GTAATGCCCAGTATGGTCAGCAACAGGAAGCGTACCAGCAAGGCCCGCCACAGCAGCAGGCCTATCCTCCTCAGCAGCAGTACCCAGGTCAGCAGGGCTACCCGCCTCAGCAGCAGGGCTACG GTCCCTCCCAAAGTGCCCCAGGACAGTACCCTAATTATCCCCAGGGGCAGGGACAGCAGTATGGGGGCTACCGCCCCCCTCAACCTGGACCCCCACAGGGCCAACAGCAGCGCCCTTATGGTTACGACCAG GGGCACATGAGGAAATAA
- the psma8 gene encoding proteasome subunit alpha-type 8 — translation MAARYDRAITVFSPDGHLFQVEYAQEAVKKGSTAVGIRGKDIVVLGVEKKSVAKLQEERTVRKICALDEHVCMAFAGLTADARIVINRARVECQSHRLTVEDPVTVEYITRYIATLKQRYTQSNGRRPFGISALIVGFDYDGTPRLYQTDPSGTYHAWKANAIGRSAKTVREFLEKNYTEEAIAGDNEAIKLAIKALLEVVQSGGKNIELAVIRRNQPLKILESKEIETLVAEIEKEKEEEAEKKKQKKST, via the exons ATGGCGGCAAGATATGACAGAGCTATTACTGTATTTTCTCCCGACGGCCATCTCTTTCAAGTGGAGTATGCACAAGAAGCTGTAAAGAAGGGTTCCACAGCG GTGGGAATCAGGGGGAAAGACATTGTTGTCCTTGGTGTGGAAAAGAAATCGGTTGCAAAGTTGCAGGAGGAAAGGACTGTCCGCAAGATCTGTGCACTGGATGAGCATGTCTGCATGGCATTTGCAG GTCTTACAGCAGACGCCCGCATTGTGATAAACAGAGCTCGGGTTGAGTGCCAGAGTCACAGACTAACGGTGGAGGACCCAGTCACAGTGGAGTACATCACGCGGTACATAGCAACATTGAAACAG CGCTATACTCAAAGCAATGGACGCAGGCCATTCGGAATCTCTGCGTTAATTGTGGGCTTCGACTACGATGGAACCCCCAGACTGTATCAGACTGACCCATCGGGGACCTACCATGCTTGGAAG GCAAATGCTATTGGTCGTAGCGCAAAAACCGTGAGAGAGTTCTTGGAGAAGAATTACACAGAGGAAGCCATTGCCGGGGACAATGAGGCTATCAAGCTAGCTATCAAAGCTTTGCTTGAG GTTGTCCAATCAGGAGGAAAAAACATTGAGCTTGCTGTCATCAGACGGAATCAGCCGCTGAAG ATTTTGGAATCCAAGGAAATTGAGACTCTGGTGGCTGAGATcgagaaggaaaaagaagaagaggccgagaagaagaagcagaaaaaatCCACTTGA